tttttcctccttcagaATTTTCACCTCATTGACTACCACCTGGCGGCATTCATCACAGTGATGCTAGCACGGAGGCTGGTGTGGGCCCTCATCTCTGAGGTAACATTCCcactcttccttctcctgcctgtAGTGCTGATTGCAGAGCATGACCATGACTACAGCCTGAGAAGCTTCTGCCATTTGGGTAGCTGGAGAGTTTGTTCCCCCAGCACAAGTCTGGGTGTGAGTGACTTAAGACTTTGGGGATGTTTTCTCCTTGAACTCATTCATGTCCTGCACTACTGGGTAGCTCTGTTGCCTTTGCAGCTAGGAGGAGATGAATGGTCCCCCTTGCTTCTTTATCTGTGTAGGTACAATATTCTTCCTCACTATcttgtgccagggaagcagctgtGAGAATTGCAAGTCAGGTAGCAGGAAGGCAAAGGGGGAGGTTGGCTGAGACTGGAAGAACAAACAAAGTAGAGCGGAAAGGTCAGGGGAGCGCTTGAGTGAAATAGGAATTGCCTTTCCAGTCCTGGTTACTCAGTAACTCTGAGACTCTAGTCATGCCACCTCACATTTTGAGGCCTGGTGTTTATGATAGTGGAATCAGGCCAAATACATGCTTGAGAAAGGTCATTTTGAGGAAAATGGAAGTTCTGTCCTCTGAAACaactccaggctaagcaataaGGTTAACAATAGATAAGTAAAGGAACAGTTATCTTCTGTTCAGTAGGTGAACGGAGAAGGTGggatctctgaaggtctcttTTCATATCCAATACCTGCCATTTTCATTTACGTTCACATCCTCCCTGAAACTTCCCATAGACTGAGATTTCTGCATTTCTGCATTGAAACCCTCCATGCAAGTTCTGGCACATCCCATCTATTGGCTTTAACCCCTAAGAATCTTTTCGTAGTTCAGTTGCCTCCTCCCCTCAGGAGCCTAGGACAAGATTTCTTGCTGTCCCTTTGAAGGTGGTGCCTCCTGGCTGGACTGCTGCCTGTACATCCAGTAAAGATGAGTGGTGGAAATCTAGTTTGGGGATTGCCAAGGTGCACCACCTTCTCTTCCCTCAACTCTGACCTTCCAGTTCTGATGGTTCTACAGGgaagagcaagaggaaatgtGTTTCAGACTATCCTGGGCTGCTATCAACAGAGCAATAAGAGACTTGAGCAACAATATTTTGTACTTTGTAGCTCTGAAATTGTTTTTAAAGGCCCTGTATGAATCATGTCCTATGACTTGTGCTTATTTGAATGGTTCTGCATTCTAGCAATCGTGAATAAAGTCTTTATAAGAGAGACAGTCTCTGAGTTCTGGGTAGAAGAGGGCAAACATCCTTCTTACAGTGGCGCTTGGCAGCCctctccctgcttctcctccacaGGCAGCCCCTGCTCTCACGCTCTAGGATTAATGTTACAGGGCTGCTAAGTGTTTCTCTGTTTGCAGGCCTCTCAGGTGGGTGCAACATCAGTGGTTCACTACATGGTGCGCCTTGTGCTGCTCACTCTCTGTGGATGGGTGCTCTGCTGGACTTTGGTCAACCTCTTCCGCAGCCATTCCGTTCTCAACCTTCTCTTCCTGGGCTACCCGTGAGTGACATCACCTTATACCTTCAGGGTGGAGGGAGCATAGTTGCTTGGGGATGGGATGAACCACCATGGGGAGAAAAGCTGTTGGCTGTAGCCTGTCTCCTTACCTTATGATTAAAGAGGAAGTAGGAATGGTTGGGGGGTGATGTGAGTAGGTGGTGCTGAGCTGATGAAGCAGATTGCCTCAGTATGGTGTACATGTGAGAGGACTTTACTGTGACTGGAGACTGAGCCACTGGGGAGATCGTTGGTTCCACAATAGGGAACCATGGTGGTTGTTGAagctgcatcctggcctgtatcaggaacagtgtggccagtaggacaagggaggttattcttcccctgtactcaacactggtcaggctataccttgagtactgtgtccagttctgggcccctcaattcaagagagatgttgaggtgctggaacgtgtccagagaagggcaacaaagctggtgagaggcctggaacacagccctgtgaggagaggctgagggagctgggggttgtttcagctggagaggaggaggctcagggctgacctcattgctgcctacaactacctgaagggaggttgtagccaggtggaggttggtctcttctgccaggcaaccagcaagagaacaagaggacacagtctcaagttgtgccaggggaagtataggctagatgttaggaagaagttgttgtcagagagagtgattggcattggaatgggctgcccagggaggtggtggagttgctgtccctggaactgttcaagaaaagcctggttgaggcatttagtgccatggtctagtagatgactggatagggctgggtgctaggtaggactggatgatgttagaggtctcttctaacctctttgattctatgattctctagcCTTTTATGGGGAAGAAGAGTTGGCCACTAGCTTCTGAAGTGAGGGTTCCCATGTGGTGCCCTGGTTATAAGAGCAACATCTGTTGAGAACCATAAAATtgatttggttggaaaagccctctgagatcatcaagtccaactgtcaagctaacaccaccatggccattagacCATGTCCCAAAAAGACATGTCTGTGGactttttaaacacctcaaaggatggtgactccaccataaCTCTctgcagcctattccaatgcctcaccactctttcagtaaagaattttttcctaatatccattctaaacctcccgtggtgcaacctgaggtggtttcctctcatcctgtcatgtgatattagggagaagaagCCAACAGCTACCTCGCTCTCATCCTGTCTTgtgatattagggagaagaggccaacctccacctcactctaATGtctttttaggtagttgtagagagtgagaaggtctctcttcagcctcctcttccccagaagaGGCTGTTGAGAAGGTGCCCCCAACTTCATGGTGGGATGAGTGTGATTTCAgccctctttttcccctttatttcttTCCCTGCAGGTTTGGTGTCTATGTTCCTCTATGCTGCTTCCACcaggacagcagagcacagcccctgcctgcagaCTGTGATTACATGGTACAAGACCAGATGGTGGACAATGGGGCTTCAGCTGTCAGCAGCCTGGTCAAACCCAAAGATTTCCTCTCGCTTCTGTGGGAGTCCCTGAGAGAACAGTTCAATAATCCCACATCTATCCCCACCCACAGCTGCCCCCTCTCCCCAGATCTCATCCGCAACGAAGTGGAGTGCCTAAAAGCAGACTTCAACCGCAGGATCAAGGAAGTTCTCTTCAACTCTCTCTTCAGTGCCTACTATGTGGCATTCCTGCCACTGTGCTTTGTGAAGGTAGCTCTTGTCTAGCTctctctgtgcccctgcccgCCGTCTCCTTCTGACTGTTGTGTGACCTGCTGCCAGGCCAGACTCCTGGCTAATTCCCCTTTTCTCTGTCTCCCCTTTGGCAGCCCGGATAGCGGAGCATGGCTGCATCCGGAGGGCACTAGTACTGCTCCTGGTTGGCGGATAGGTATTGCCATAAATGTGATGCACCTCTAGTCCCATCACTCCACTTACTAACTCCCCTTCTCCCACCCCCTGTCCTAGACAGATGGAAAGCTGTGTTCTTAGAAAAGGGAACCTGTTGTTACCTGTCTCAGATCCAACATCCTGGCCCGAGTGCTTGGATCAGAGGCCTTGGTGTTCAGCCTGTTAGCAAACCAAGCTGGGCAGGGTGCTTGGCAAGCTAAATCCAAGAACCTCTTGTCAGTCTGGGGGTTgtaatttgtttttttaatccatTATTTTTCTAAGTTGAACGAGCTCCAGCTGGTGTGGTGAAATTGGCAGGGTTCCACCATCCACGTAGTAGTCCTGGTGCAATTGGTGCTCTTGGGGCAGTTCTGTTACAAGCAAACTCCTTTGttgtctgctgctgggggaggagatGCATCAGCTGCAGCATCGTCCCTCTGCCCATTCTCCTTCAGGTCAAGGAGAAGGGAGTCTTGAGCATTTCCTAAGATGTTACCCTCTGAACTCACTGGTCCAAGAGAGCATGCCTGTGATGTGTGGTGTGGGTCTGCTGGATGCACACGCAGTACATCCCTTGTCattccttcctctgctctgtgaCAGTTGTGCCAAGGTCTTGTCTGGTCTCTTTGCAGAGCACTCAGTACTATGACATGCGCTGGTCCTGTGAGCACCTCATCATGGTGTGGATTAACGCCTTTGTCATGCTCACCACGCAGCTGCTGCCGCCCAAGTACTGTGACCTGCTCCACAGATCAGCTGCCCACCTCGGCAAGTGGCAGAAACTGGAACATGGTTCCTACAGCAATGCTCCACAGCATATGTGAGTGCGGGGATGGATTGGCATGCCCAGCAAGGGGCTGAGAAGGCGTTCTAGTAGATAAAACAGCTGCCAACAGTGCTTCTCTACTGGGGACACTTCATTCTCCATGGAACTCTGCAGCTTTTTCTGTTCCAAATTAACAGAACTGTCTCCTATAGAAAGCTCTCTGAGCCACTCTGGTTAGTGCTGGTTCCTTCCTAAAAACACACACCAAGATTATTGGCCGCTGGAGtagtttatcacagtatcacagtatcatcagggttggaagagacctcacagatcatcaagtccaaccctttaccacagagctcaaggctagaccatggcaccaagtgccacgtccaatcttgccttgaacagccccagggacagtgactccaccacctccccaggcagcccattccagtgtccaatgactctctcagtgaagaactttctcctcacctcaagcctaaatttcccctggcgcagcctgaggctgtgtcctctcgttctggcgttggccacctgagagaagagagcaacctcctcctggccacaaccacccctcaggtagttgtagacagcaataaggtttatgcaggggcaggaggtggcCCACTCTGATGCAGTGGGCTAGACTTTTGCACTGGCAGCCATTTGTTCAGTCCATCTGTTGGGCTTGTGATCACCTCTCTGTGCTTGACCACTGGGAGCTAGGTCATGTCCTTGTGGCAGAGGCTTTGGTATTTGGAGATGCATCCCATTTCTGTGAACCCATGCTCAAACAGTTGGGCGCACAGATGCTAACACTCTGTTATTCTATCCCCACAGCTGGTCAGAAAACACAATATGGCCACAGGGAGTTCTGGTGCGACGCAGTCGATGCCTGTACAAAGCAGTTGGGCCTTACAACGTAGCAGTGCCTTCAGATGTGTCCCACGCCCGCTTTTATGCAAGTATCTCTTCTCTTGCTTGACATGTTATCGCtgtgggagggaggagaggctcaaacccagctgcagcagagcagatcaTGTAGAATAGAGTTTGCTTTCCATTGCTGCTGAACAGAATACTGTTTGCAGCAGAGGGAATTTGCTGTTGCAGTATtatgatgtcatagaatcacggaattgtttgagttggaaaaaacctccaagatcaattccagctgtcaacccaagactaccatggccattaaaccatatcccacagtgctgtgcccacacatttcttgaacatctccagggatggtgactccaccacctcactgggcagcctgttccagtacctaGGCAAGGTGGAAGCTCCAgctgctttgttgttgttttctcatGGCTGTGACACAGGTCTCCTGTCAGGCAGTGTTCTATTCTTAGAAGGTTCCAGTTAGCATCttccagggaatcatagaatcaatcaggttggaagagacctccaagatcatccagtccaacctagcacccagccgtggccgatcaactaggccatggcactaagtgcctcagccaggctttgcttcaacacctccagagatggcgactccaccacctccctgggcagcccattccaatgccaatcactctctctgacaacaacttcctcctaacatctagcctagacctcccccagcacaatttgaggctgtgtccccttgttcttttgcggttgcctggcagaagagaccaacctccacctggctacagcctcctttcaaggcagctgtagagagcaatgaggtttcccctcagcatcatcttctcctggctgaaccagtcccagctccctcggctgttcctcacaggatttgtgttcaAGATGCtggccagctttgttgcctgtcTCTTGACACACTAGGTTCTTTTATTTCGCTCATGCTCCTCCAGTGAAATGACACTTTATACAACCATAAAATTGTGTGGCTGGGAGACCTTAAGAACATAAAGTCTAACCATAACCTAACatctccctgcacacagctgtttGGCTATGTCCCTGAGCACCTCATCCAAATGTCTTTTAAACCTTTCCAgcgatggtaactccaccactgccctaggcagcctgttccaatgctggATAAACTTTTCCGTAAAGAAATTTTTGTCAATAtctaacctgaacctcccctggtgcaacttaactccatttccttttgtcctatcacttgctacCTAGGAGAAGAGGTCAGCCCCTacttcactacaacctcctttcaggggagCTGTAGtgagcaatgaggttcccctcAGTGtcgtcttctccagactgaactgatccctgctccctcagctcttCCTCATAGGATTTTTGTTCAAGatgctcaccagctttgttgactGTCTCTAGGCACACTTCACCACCTCAGTATCCTTCTTCTAGTGAGGGgctcaaaaccaaaccccagtattcaaggtgcaaccttaccagtgccaagtagaggggactcttctcttctcccaaattactaatgataggacaagaggaaatggcctcaagttgcatcaggggaggtttaggttggctgttgggaggaagttctttaccgaGTGGTcagtcactggaacaggctgcccagggaggtggtggagttgccatccctggaggtgtttaaaaggagagtggctgtggtgcttgaggctatggtctggtgatgaaggttGCTGGgacaaaggttggactggatgatgctggtggtcctttccaaccctagcGATTCCAAgagatgagatgttgtgctgagggatttggtttagtcaaggacttgtgagtgtgaaactaatgattggactccatgatcctgaagggcttttccagtctaaggaattctgtgattctgtgacagtcgCTTCTCTAGTCCTGCTTGTCACGCTTTGCAGTGGGAGCCAGCGCATCCCTCTTTGCAGTGGGATCCAGCACCTCACGCTTTGCGGGGGGGAGCTGGTGCGTCACGCTTTGTGGGGGGATCCAGCGCCTCACGCTTTGCGGGGGGAGCCGGCGCCTCACGCTTTGCGGGGGGATCCAGCGCCTCACGCTTTGCGGGGGGAGCCGGCGCCTCACGCTTTGCGGGGGGATCCAGCGCCTCACGCTTTGCGGGGGGATCCAGCGCCTCACGCTTTGCGGGGGGATCCAGCGCCTCACGCTTTGCGGTGGGATCCAGCGCCTCACACTTTGCGGGGGGAGCCGGCACCTCACGCTTTGCGGTGGGATCCAGCACCTCACGCTTTGCGGGGGGAGCCGGCGCCTCACGCTTTGCGGGGGGAGCCGGCGCCTCACGCTTTGCGGTGGGATCCAGCACCTCACGCTTTGCGGGGGGAGCCGGCGCGTCCCGCTTTGCGGTGGGATCCAGCACCTCACGCTTTGCGGGGGATCCGGCACCTCACGCTTTGCGGTGGGATCCGGCGCCTCACGCTTTGCGGGGGGAGCCGGCGCCTCACGCTTTGCGGGGGGAGCCGGCGCCTCACGCTTTGCGGTGGGATCCAGCACCTCACGCTTTGCGGGGGGAGCCGGCACGTCCCGCTTTGCGGGGGGATCCAGCACCTCACGCTTTGCGGGGGGAGCCGGCACGTCCCGCTTTGCGGGGGGATCCAGCACCTCACGCTTTGCGGGGGGATCCAGCACCTCACGCTTTGCGGGGGGAGCCGGCGCCTCACGCTTTGCGGGGGGATCCAGCGCCTCACGCTTTGCGGGGGGATCCAGCACGCtcttggtcttcttggccagctgagcACATGCTGGCTTACGTTCAGTCAGCCTCATTTCTTAACTCTGCTCTCTTCGGGTAAGCAGCTCTCAGTGGTTGGAGTGCAGACAtttcctgtgcccagcagagtggttcctagctcagaggctgcagacgACAGCCTGtacctgcctctcctctcctcaacaCTGCAACTAACCACAGAAATCTGCCCTTTTTAAAACTCTTTCCCTGCAGTTCCTTTTCCACCGTCCGTTACGGCTGCTCAACCTGCTGATTCTCATCGaaggcagtgtggtctgctACCAGCTCTACTCCCTGCTGCGCTCAGAGAAGTGGAACCACACCCTCTCCATGGCCCTCATCCTCTTCTGCAATTACTATGTCTTATTTAAGCTCCTCCGGGACCGGATAGTATTAGGCAGGGCATACTCTTACCCTCTTAACAACTATGGACTTAAGGCACACTAGGCCTGCTAAACGTGTAGTacccctttccttctctttcttttcccacaaggcagggagggaacttccaggggaaaaaaaaaaaaacaaccaaccaaccaaccaaaaaaaatattttcgtacagttctatttttttttccttgcggcgtttataaatatttaaaatattttctattTTGTATActattgtttggggtttggcttttttttttttttggtggggtgggaagggagctggtGGCAATTAAATGTCACTTTATAAACAAGGtgttattttatatatatatatatatatatattaaagaagaaaaaaatcggTGTGTATATATCTATAGCCATACATATACCCATGTGAAGCAACAGGATTGTGCTTGTTTGTGGTCACTATGTCTGATTGTTCGCACGGCTGCCTTGCTTCCTCCTATGCAGCATCACAGGGGTTAAAAGGGATCTGTGGAGATCAtcgtctagtccaacctctctgctcgAGGTAAAAATCGCACAGGAGTacgtccaggtgagttttgaaaagTCGctgaagaagg
The window above is part of the Pogoniulus pusillus isolate bPogPus1 chromosome 5, bPogPus1.pri, whole genome shotgun sequence genome. Proteins encoded here:
- the TMEM39A gene encoding transmembrane protein 39A; protein product: MPGGRRGPSRQQLSRSALPSLQTLVGGNCGNGTGLRNRNGSAISLSAPLITALITPEPVRHCRIPDLPLDGSLLFEFLFFIYLLVALFIQYINIYKTVWWYPYNHPASCTSLNFHLIDYHLAAFITVMLARRLVWALISEASQVGATSVVHYMVRLVLLTLCGWVLCWTLVNLFRSHSVLNLLFLGYPFGVYVPLCCFHQDSRAQPLPADCDYMVQDQMVDNGASAVSSLVKPKDFLSLLWESLREQFNNPTSIPTHSCPLSPDLIRNEVECLKADFNRRIKEVLFNSLFSAYYVAFLPLCFVKSTQYYDMRWSCEHLIMVWINAFVMLTTQLLPPKYCDLLHRSAAHLGKWQKLEHGSYSNAPQHIWSENTIWPQGVLVRRSRCLYKAVGPYNVAVPSDVSHARFYFLFHRPLRLLNLLILIEGSVVCYQLYSLLRSEKWNHTLSMALILFCNYYVLFKLLRDRIVLGRAYSYPLNNYGLKAH